The genomic stretch CTGTGTAGTAAAATTGTAAGTCGAACCAGGATGGATTGGCCGTGGTAGTGGCTACTGATCTCAGTTGCCCGGAATGCCCAAAGCATGGGCGGAGGAGAAAAGAAGGCGATATCTCTAGGGTTTCCATCCCCTCACCGCTGATCCGTTCGATCCGTCACGTCTTTGATGGCCTTTTAGGTTTGGAGGTGCGGCGGACCCTGACCTCTCACTGGCGGGAGAATTCTCATTTCTCGTTTTAGCTACTTCTTGTTTAGTCCGGCGTTGAGGTGACAACGGCCTTGTGATGTCACAATAAGATTCTCCCACTCTATCTCTGCCCTAGCGGTGCGACTAACGACGGTAGAGGAGGCGTGGAGCGGTGTGTTCGGTCGATCTAGCGGTTTTCGTGTTTCATGGTGTGGACACATGTGTACATCTTCGGAATTACATTTCTCATCATCGGTGACAGCGGATAAGGGTCTTTTGAAGCTTACCATGATGACTTCATCTATGTCCACCAACGATGGCTAGCTACTATGACAAGTTTTGCCTTAACTCCAGTGAGGGGACACAAGGGACACAGGTTTCTCTCATGGTGTCCTCTTTCAAGCATTTACTTGCTTACCTAGCCTTACCTAAATGGATCTTCTTTCTCCGATTCCCTTTTAGGGGTAGGATCATGAGTGTATCAAAAGCTCCATGGATCTTCTTCTCCAATTCCCTTTCAGATGTAGGATCACGAGTGCATGAAGAGCAGCAACGAATATGTCAGGAAACATGCTTAGTTCATGCAAATCCTACAATCGATGCTATCATTCCCAACCATTTCCCAAAATCGCTTGTTACGTGTCACAATCGGCAAACATGATGGTATGCCGCCCATGGAAAAGACATTCTCGGACAGAACAGGCAAATGGAGCCCGAGCTTCAAGGTGGCATATTTTTCGAAAACCAATCTGAAATTCGTTGTACTTTTAGTCCTCAGCAATGATGGAACAATTTTTAGAACTAGaaaatttgtcagattttgtGTATGTGCCTAGAATTTTTGAATGTACACATACACATTTTAAGAACTTACAATCCATTTGGGGTTTCCACATTCTCAGCAGATCGGATCTTCCGTAGATCATAAATCATAACGAAGCCAGCTGGTGGAAGCTGAAGCAATACACTGGAAGCTACCAGATCCAGATTACAATGAACCTGATAACAATCCTTGTCAATGGCTGTACCAAGAAGTCTACACGTTCTTTGCTAAGCAGAACCGAAGATCGAATCTCTATTAGATGAGAGCTTCAGCAATAAACTTAGCCAAGTAAAACAGACACTCCAAATTCTATAGCACGGTAAGAGCAAGATAACCAGACATAGAGAGGATACATATATATGATCCACAGTAGGCGAACAGGCATAATAATACTGATGAACCATTAAGACAGCAATTTGGCGAACAACAAATCCATGGCAAACATGTAGATCAATGTCACACACAAGAGTTTTCAACCCAGGAAAAACATTCCGGCTTGACTCTATCAAGCCTTCTTCAACCTAAAAGTGACCGACTCTTGTACGAAGCACAATCTTCGTCTCGAAGTAAAGACTCATGATCCTCTCTACTCGATcagatcgtcatcgtcatcaggcAGTGGTTGCGCTGCTGCAGCGGCAAGCTCAGCCTCGTGCCTGCAAACATTGCAGCAAAAGAAATCAGCAATCGGTTCATTTGTTGATTGTTCAAACTGAAGCCCAACCTGAAGACTCTATACAGAGCAGAAGGGGATAAAAGAAGTGGAATTACACAAAACAGACAAGCACTTACTGTTGCTGCATGGCCAAGTCGAAGGTAACTTCCGGAGGCTTGAGAGCCACGGCTTCAACAAAGTGAATGTTGGCATCactagcaacaacaacaacaaataagAGTTAATACAACAGTCATATATGGATGTGAGCTCAACAGGAAAACATAAACTAATGGGGAGGGAGATAATTACCCAGCCAACTTCCTCGCAAGGTAAAGGAAGGGCTTCTCAAAGTTGTAGTTGCTCTTGGCAGAGATTTCATAGTACTGCAGGTTCTTCTTCCTGTGGAATGTGACTTGCTTGGCCTTAACCTGCCTGTTCTTGACATCAACCTTGTTACCGCAGAGAACAATGGGGATGTTCTCACACACCCTGCATGCAATTAACTAGGACATCAGAACTCCAAAGCATAATCTTGACATTTACTAAAAGGAGATTGCAACACAGGCATACCTGCACAAGTCTCT from Lolium rigidum isolate FL_2022 chromosome 4, APGP_CSIRO_Lrig_0.1, whole genome shotgun sequence encodes the following:
- the LOC124706055 gene encoding GTP-binding nuclear protein Ran-2 codes for the protein MALPNQGTVDYPSFKLVIVGDGGTGKTTFVKRHLTGEFEKKYEPTIGVEVHPLDFTTNCGKIRFYCWDTAGQEKFGGLRDGYYIHGQCAIIMFDVTSRLTYKNVPTWHRDLCRVCENIPIVLCGNKVDVKNRQVKAKQVTFHRKKNLQYYEISAKSNYNFEKPFLYLARKLAGDANIHFVEAVALKPPEVTFDLAMQQQHEAELAAAAAQPLPDDDDDLIE